A section of the Ruania halotolerans genome encodes:
- a CDS encoding enoyl-CoA hydratase/isomerase family protein, with protein MTLTSRTELLVVDVHDHVATIRLNRPEKLNAVTQEMSAELARLVTAVNDEPSIRVLVYTGTGRAFCAGSDITTLDEYDTPWAFRNRRDYCDALRECRKPIIAAVNGYAFGGGLEAALTCDIRVAAESATFAAPEVTLGWIGGGGMSPLLAASVGPGNAALMLMTGDRIDASQALSWGLISQVLPAEELLSRAQELARIIATRPPIAVETAKANVRAAQNLPLDQAIGYERELQAITFATADAAEGRTAFTEKRTGTFHGR; from the coding sequence TCGTCGACGTCCACGACCATGTCGCCACGATCCGCCTGAACCGGCCGGAGAAGCTCAACGCCGTCACCCAGGAGATGAGCGCCGAGCTGGCCCGCCTCGTCACCGCCGTCAACGACGAACCGTCCATCCGGGTCCTCGTCTACACCGGCACCGGACGCGCCTTTTGCGCCGGCAGCGACATCACCACCCTCGACGAGTACGACACCCCGTGGGCTTTCCGCAACCGGCGCGACTACTGCGACGCGCTACGTGAGTGCCGCAAACCGATCATCGCCGCCGTGAACGGCTACGCATTCGGTGGCGGTCTCGAGGCGGCGCTCACCTGCGATATCCGGGTTGCCGCCGAGTCCGCGACCTTCGCGGCGCCCGAGGTGACGCTCGGATGGATCGGCGGCGGGGGGATGTCACCCCTGCTGGCCGCATCCGTCGGACCAGGCAACGCGGCCCTGATGCTGATGACCGGCGATCGCATCGACGCCTCCCAGGCATTGTCCTGGGGATTGATCAGTCAGGTCCTGCCGGCCGAGGAGCTGCTCAGCCGGGCCCAGGAACTGGCTAGGATCATCGCCACCCGACCCCCGATCGCCGTCGAGACGGCGAAGGCGAACGTGCGTGCCGCGCAGAATCTCCCGCTCGACCAGGCGATCGGCTACGAGCGCGAGCTGCAGGCAATCACCTTCGCCACCGCAGACGCCGCCGAGGGACGCACCGCTTTCACCGAGAAGCGCACCGGCACTTTCCACGGCCGCTGA
- a CDS encoding aldehyde dehydrogenase (NADP(+)): MTTLSTTDPRTGTTTPTLIEQTTPERLVEITTLARDAFRNLSTRSRAWRAGLLQALADGLEEDREALVSAAMSETGLPQARLTGELTRSIFQLRLFADVVTEGGYLEAIIDHAGDTPLGPGPDVRRMLVPLGPVAVFGASNFPFAFSVVGGDTASALAAGGSVVIKAHGSHLLTSQRSYESLARSAAAHGAPEGTIGIVYGQQAGADLVRDPRITAVGFTGSLSTGKILQSLIDERPTPIPFYGELSSVNPLIVTAGAVAERGEEIAEGLYTSFTASAGQLCTKPGIALVPEGEAGDALAAGLVSRGGAADPQTLLNSRIHHSFDEIRTRLIEEGHARSLLAPRAAEEGFARTPAVLEIDADHVTPAVTEEAFGPLIVLVRYRDLAQIGATLAAVPDSLTATIHSAAGEAQERQALTEVVRDVVGRIIYDGYPTGVRVCWAMHHGGPWPATNTQHTSVGATAVRRFLRPLAWQDAPQEVLPPELREGQVGIPRRVDGVLRPSGS, from the coding sequence ATGACCACCCTGTCGACGACCGACCCCCGCACCGGCACCACCACACCCACGCTCATCGAGCAGACCACCCCCGAGCGTCTCGTCGAGATCACCACCCTCGCCCGTGATGCCTTCCGCAATCTGAGCACCCGCAGCCGCGCCTGGCGCGCCGGGCTGCTGCAGGCGCTCGCCGACGGCCTCGAGGAGGACCGGGAGGCTCTCGTGAGCGCCGCGATGAGCGAGACCGGACTGCCGCAGGCGCGCCTGACCGGGGAGCTGACCCGCAGCATCTTCCAGCTCCGACTGTTCGCCGACGTCGTCACCGAGGGCGGGTACCTCGAGGCAATCATCGATCATGCCGGCGACACTCCGCTTGGCCCCGGCCCCGACGTGCGCCGCATGCTCGTGCCCCTCGGCCCGGTCGCCGTCTTCGGGGCGAGCAACTTCCCCTTCGCCTTCTCCGTCGTCGGTGGCGACACCGCCTCTGCGCTCGCAGCGGGTGGCTCCGTGGTGATCAAGGCGCACGGCTCGCATCTGCTGACCTCTCAACGCTCCTACGAGAGCCTCGCGCGCTCTGCCGCCGCCCATGGCGCTCCCGAGGGAACCATCGGAATCGTCTACGGCCAGCAGGCGGGGGCGGACCTGGTCCGCGACCCCCGCATCACCGCCGTGGGGTTCACCGGGTCGCTGTCCACCGGGAAGATCCTGCAGTCCCTGATCGACGAGCGCCCCACGCCCATCCCCTTCTACGGCGAGCTCTCCAGCGTCAACCCGCTGATCGTCACGGCGGGCGCCGTGGCCGAGCGCGGCGAGGAGATCGCCGAGGGGCTGTATACGTCCTTCACCGCATCCGCCGGGCAGTTGTGCACCAAACCGGGAATCGCGCTGGTCCCGGAAGGGGAAGCCGGTGACGCACTCGCCGCCGGCCTGGTCTCGCGCGGCGGCGCCGCCGATCCGCAGACGCTGCTCAACTCCCGCATCCACCACAGTTTCGACGAGATCCGCACCCGGTTGATCGAGGAGGGGCACGCACGCAGTCTGCTGGCACCCCGGGCCGCTGAGGAGGGCTTCGCCCGCACCCCCGCCGTGCTGGAGATCGACGCCGACCACGTCACTCCAGCCGTCACCGAAGAGGCCTTCGGACCGCTGATCGTGCTCGTCCGCTACCGCGACCTGGCGCAGATCGGCGCGACCCTGGCCGCGGTCCCCGACTCGCTGACGGCGACGATCCACTCGGCGGCTGGCGAGGCGCAGGAACGGCAGGCTCTGACCGAGGTGGTGCGGGACGTCGTCGGGCGGATCATCTACGACGGCTACCCCACGGGTGTGCGAGTGTGCTGGGCGATGCACCACGGCGGGCCGTGGCCGGCGACGAACACCCAGCACACCTCCGTGGGGGCCACCGCCGTGCGCCGGTTCCTGCGCCCGCTCGCCTGGCAGGACGCACCGCAGGAGGTGCTGCCGCCTGAGCTTCGTGAGGGCCAGGTGGGCATTCCCCGACGCGTCGACGGCGTACTGCGACCCTCAGGCAGCTGA
- a CDS encoding fumarylacetoacetate hydrolase family protein, which translates to MTTWIPPVTDILPTDHDRAVLVGRAWLPHAPGPAVVAVREGELQDLSASFPTMRDLTEQPDPTAALAGASGPSVGTLEALWANTNTDRRDDALPWLLSPVDLQVIKAAGVTFPVSMIERVIEERARGEAATAESIRSTVMEAIGGDIADLVPGSAAAARLKEVLLEAGMWSQYLEVGIGPDAEIFTKAPVLASVGPGSEVGVLAESEWNNPEPEVVLIVSSAGAIIGATLGNDVNLRDIEGRSALLLGRAKDNNASASLGPFLRLFDAGFTLDDVRSESVSLTVTGADGFQLEAGSDMARISRDPADLVRQAAGNHHAYPDGFVLYLGTMFAPTADRDLAGHGFTHHPGDVVRIASPGLGALINRVQHSESLPAWEFGIGALISNLAQRNLIGRMTR; encoded by the coding sequence ATGACGACCTGGATCCCCCCGGTCACCGACATCCTGCCCACTGATCACGACCGCGCCGTACTCGTCGGACGCGCCTGGCTGCCCCACGCCCCGGGTCCCGCGGTCGTGGCCGTCCGCGAAGGTGAGCTGCAGGACCTCTCGGCCTCCTTCCCCACGATGCGTGATCTCACCGAGCAGCCGGACCCGACCGCGGCCCTCGCCGGGGCGAGTGGCCCCTCGGTCGGTACGCTCGAGGCCCTCTGGGCCAACACCAACACCGACCGCCGCGATGACGCACTGCCCTGGCTGCTCTCACCGGTCGACCTGCAGGTGATCAAGGCCGCGGGAGTGACGTTCCCGGTCTCGATGATCGAGCGCGTCATCGAGGAACGAGCCCGTGGCGAGGCGGCGACCGCGGAGAGTATCCGCAGCACCGTCATGGAAGCGATCGGCGGGGACATCGCCGATCTCGTCCCGGGCTCGGCCGCCGCCGCGCGGCTCAAGGAGGTGCTGCTCGAGGCCGGGATGTGGAGCCAGTACCTCGAGGTCGGTATCGGGCCGGATGCCGAGATCTTCACCAAGGCGCCGGTGCTCGCCTCGGTCGGGCCGGGTTCCGAAGTCGGCGTGCTCGCCGAGTCGGAGTGGAACAACCCCGAGCCCGAGGTCGTGCTGATCGTCTCCTCCGCTGGCGCGATCATCGGCGCCACGCTCGGCAACGACGTCAACCTCCGCGACATCGAGGGCCGCTCCGCGCTGCTGCTGGGGCGGGCGAAGGACAACAACGCCTCGGCTTCACTCGGTCCGTTCCTGCGGTTGTTCGACGCAGGTTTCACCCTCGACGACGTGCGCAGCGAGTCCGTCTCGCTCACCGTCACCGGTGCGGACGGATTCCAGCTCGAGGCGGGCTCCGATATGGCTCGTATCAGTCGCGATCCCGCCGATCTTGTCCGCCAGGCGGCTGGCAATCACCATGCCTATCCCGACGGCTTCGTGCTCTACCTGGGCACGATGTTCGCCCCGACCGCCGATCGTGACCTGGCGGGCCACGGCTTCACCCACCACCCTGGTGACGTGGTCCGGATCGCCTCACCGGGGCTGGGCGCGCTGATCAACCGCGTCCAGCACAGCGAGTCCCTGCCTGCGTGGGAGTTCGGGATCGGCGCCCTCATCTCCAACCTCGCGCAGCGAAACCTGATCGGAAGGATGACTCGATGA